TCCCGAGCCGGGGCATTATACGCTCACGCTCGAAAGCAGAAAAGCTCTTGCATATCTTACAAGAACTTTCGCTGCTTTGTTATACGGCTACTCCAGCGTGAACGATGCCAGACTTGCGTTTCCCTTGCCTGAATACGTAAAATATAAGGCTTGAATACCGTCCGGAAAAACGAGCTCCGCGCTATATTCGGTCCAAACATTCGTGAATCGGACAGGTATCGTTCCAAGGACCCGTCCGTTCCATGCGGTTTTGACCTCAAAGGCGCCTTGACAATAGCCCCGTACTTTAATTTTAACTTTGGTGATTCCCTCACACCGGAAATATTTAAAGCCTGCCGTGGCGGAATCTCTCATATTGGCGATATAGCCGGGTTCCTCATCCACATCCTTCCCGTCCTGGGTGATTTTCGGAAACCTGCCGTCCATCCACGCTCCGAACGTACCGGCATACATTTCTTCATCCTTGCAAAATAGATTGCATGCCAGGTACGCGGGATATTCTCCCCGTCCGGCAAGCGCGCCGCCATTTGGCCCGCACGATGTCATCTCGGCTTGGGGAATCGTTCCGTCTTTTCGAAAATGGATCGGCTCCATACAGCCCTGTCTGCTGAAGCTTGTTCCATTGGTATGCCGATGATAGAAAACATACCACTTTCCAGCCAGTTCGACGATGCTGCCATGATTATTCCCGCCGTAAAACATGGGTTTGTCCGCAGGCTTGTAAGAATCGATATGAAGATCGGTATTGCTTACAAGGACCCCCTGATAGACAAAGTCTTTTGTCGGAGACTTGCTCGTCGCATAGCACAGCTCATGCATAACAATGGAC
This genomic window from Paenibacillus humicola contains:
- a CDS encoding family 43 glycosylhydrolase, yielding MKKQGLNPYLPSWEYIPDGEPYVFDGRVYVYGSHDRFNGHAFCLNDYVCWSAPVEDLSDWKNEGVIYHKTDDPLNPDGRMCLYAPDITRGPDGRYYLYYVLDKVSVVSVAVCDTPAGKFEFLGYVRHADGTRLGERDGDEPQFDPGVLTEEGRTYLYTGFCAAGDKTRHGAMVTVIGSDMLTILEEPVFVAPSEPYSKGSGFEGHAFFEAPSIRKKGDTYYFIYSSIVMHELCYATSKSPTKDFVYQGVLVSNTDLHIDSYKPADKPMFYGGNNHGSIVELAGKWYVFYHRHTNGTSFSRQGCMEPIHFRKDGTIPQAEMTSCGPNGGALAGRGEYPAYLACNLFCKDEEMYAGTFGAWMDGRFPKITQDGKDVDEEPGYIANMRDSATAGFKYFRCEGITKVKIKVRGYCQGAFEVKTAWNGRVLGTIPVRFTNVWTEYSAELVFPDGIQALYFTYSGKGNASLASFTLE